A single region of the Cytophagales bacterium genome encodes:
- a CDS encoding DUF86 domain-containing protein, whose translation MLNSKQVEDTLEKSIAYLRKRYGIERVGYYGSYARGEQTKNSDVDIVIEAIRDLSFGEVLRIQEYFKRKLKVKVGLLEKKDIKKNYKKYIIPYIIYTGDSEKQKEKKKKKMKKKTHIPYLEDMVEYLGETKKYVTNIEYKDFEKDKQKINAVLHVIQIVGEAARKIPEEIREKYSDIEWKKIVNMRNRIVHGYGGIDLKTVYDIAKNEVPGELKKIREVLKNEKRLIE comes from the coding sequence ATGTTAAATTCAAAACAAGTAGAGGATACATTGGAAAAATCAATAGCTTATCTTAGAAAAAGATATGGGATAGAGCGAGTTGGCTATTATGGATCATACGCCAGGGGGGAACAAACCAAAAATAGCGATGTAGATATAGTTATTGAAGCAATCAGAGATTTAAGCTTTGGAGAGGTTTTGAGGATACAGGAATATTTTAAAAGAAAGCTAAAAGTAAAAGTGGGCTTATTGGAAAAGAAAGATATAAAAAAAAACTATAAAAAATATATAATACCGTATATTATTTATACAGGTGACAGTGAAAAACAAAAAGAAAAAAAGAAAAAAAAAATGAAAAAGAAAACACATATACCCTATTTGGAGGATATGGTTGAATATCTTGGAGAGACAAAGAAGTATGTTACAAATATAGAATATAAGGATTTTGAAAAAGATAAGCAAAAAATAAATGCAGTATTACATGTAATACAAATTGTTGGTGAAGCTGCAAGAAAAATCCCTGAAGAGATAAGAGAGAAATATAGTGATATAGAATGGAAAAAAATTGTAAATATGAGAAATAGAATTGTACATGGATATGGAGGAATAGATTTAAAAACGGTATATGATATTGCGAAGAATGAAGTTCCAGGCGAACTGAAAAAGATCAGGGAGGTTTTGAAAAATGAGAAAAGATTAATAGAGTAG